GGTAGTGGAATTCGCCTTTATCGGAGGTCACGCCGGATAGCGTGGGGGTCTGGTATTTGAGTCCGGCGATCGGGCCGGCAAAAATACCTGTCAATACGGGGCTCAGTGCAGGTGCAGGAGACAGACTCATGCTGGATTCCTTATTGTTCTTGATTATGGGATCGATTCCAGTAAGGTACGGCGATCAAGAAATTAATTCAACACTCGTTGATATGAACGATGTTTCGTAATAATTTGGATATGACTATGAAGAAAGAAACCACTCCTGCGCCGCGTCGTGGGCGTCGGCCAGGCCCCAATAGCACGCGGCATCTGGTGCTCGAAGCGGCACGTGCGCGTTTTGCCAGCGACGGGTTTGCCGGCACGACTATCCGACTTGTGGCAGCTGACGCTGGGGTCGATGTGGCTCAGGTGATGCAGTTTTTTCGCTCCAAGGACGAACTCTTTGCCGCTGTGATGGCGATCCCTGCGTCGGCGCTGGAGCGTTTCGATGCGCTCTATGAAGGACCGGACGAGCACTTGGGCGAGCGGGTCGTGCGTGCGTTTCTCACAGCGTGGGAGGGCATCCCGGAAGAATCGGAACCGTTGATGGCCACGCTTCGTGGCGCGTTCGTCAATGACCAGGCGCGCGATCAGTTACGCGCCTTCATTCAATCGCGATTGCTGGGTGGTACTCACGAGCATCTCGAACCTGAAGCTAAGCTGCGATCCGGCCTCGCGGCGTCCTTACTGGTCGGCATGGTGGTCAGCCGACGCATCATCGGCGTGCCAATGATGGTTGCCGCAGAACCAGAAGAACTGGTGAGGATCATCGGTCCTGCCATTCAAAAGATTCTGGTGCCATAGGCGAGACGCTGGGAAATCCAGACGAATGAATCAACGCGGCGGGAAGTTTCATGACGATCCGTCTAAGCATCCAGGGTGAATACATGGCCAATTTTTCTGCCGCCAGTTTCAAAACGGTCCACCTCGGGATATTGCTAGGGCAAACGGCTACGCTGAAAGATCGGCTGTTGGATCGGCACCTGATGCCTCTCGGCATAACTGCTGCGCAATACAAAGTGCTGAAGATTATTTGTCGTGGAGATGACACCGCGGTCGCGTTGTGCCGACATCTGTCCATCCACAGCGCCTCGATGACTCGAATGTTGAATCGCCTTGAGTGCAAAGGCTTGATCGTTCGTAGCCAGGACGGTCAAGACCGACGCCAGGTTCGCTTGGTGCTGACCAATAAAGGGGAGGCTATGAGGTCGATGCTTCCGACGATGGAGGTTGCTGCGATGAATGAATTCACTTCAGGACTCACGTTGGAGGAAGTGCTGCGGTTGGAGGGCCTTTTGGAAAAGATGCTGTCCATTGAATCGCCACGGATTACATAAATGAGTGCGATTAGCCGTTTTTGGCCGATTGTGCGATCCCTACTACGCTATGAAAATGCAGCGCTAACTAAGCCGATTTATGAAGGCAGTAGTAATCCGGTCGCGGTGTGTTCTGGAAAAAACATTATCGACTCGATTGATGAATGCTCATAGGTTGAGGACAACACAGCACTGAGTCGATCGCCCAACAGGTTCCAGGCGTTTTTTTTCTCTTCGGCGTAGTCGTGGTGTAAGTAATGGCGTCTCACGCGAGAGCCGGCCAGTACATGATTTTGGCAGCGATCGATTACATCCAGGCTAACGCCTAAGGCTTGCATCATGGTTGCGCCGGTACGGCGCAGGTCATGCGGTGTCCAGTCGCCGTGCTGGCCGTCGGCAAGCACCAGGGTATCGTCATGACGCCGCCTGGACAGGGCCTTGCGGTTTTTGAACCGGGCCTGGCGATCACCGACCTGTTTGCTCACCACCTTCACATCCACATGCTGATCATCCTGTTTGTTCGGAAAACACCACTGGGAATCTCCTGTGAGGGTCCTGAGTTCCTGAAAGAAATGCAGGGCGAAGGGTGAGAGGAAGACATGGTGGTCTTGTTTTTTGCCCCGGGTGCCTTTGACGTTTTCGCTGGGGAGGAACCACGTCTGTCGGTCCAAATCGACATTTTTCCATTCGGCCTGGAGCAACTCGCCAATTCGGCACAGCGTGCCCAGGCTGATCCAGAGCGCGAGTTGAGTTTCTTTTTTCAATGGCCGAATGCCTTCGTACTTTTGCCCGGCGGGGAGGGCGTCGTAATCGGCGGTCATTTGCTGGAAGCGGTTGTGCAGTTCTAACAGCTCCGCCGGGGAAAGGATGCGGCTTCTTTCCGCTTCGTAGTCGGCAGGGATCAATGGGGAGATGTCGACCAGTTCCGTCGGATCGCCCTCGATCAATAAGGCCCGCCAGGGCTGACGTTTTCTGGCCCAGCTGAACATCTGGGTAAGGTCGGCGAAGAAGCTGATGGCTTGTCGGTGAGCGCCGCGGTTGACGACGGTGCGGATCAGCGCCCGAATATCGTGTTCGGACACACTGCTCACCGCTGTCTTGCCAAGCGCCGGGAATAGGTCCAAAACGACGCTGTAACTCGGCATTGCCGTCTTTGCGCGCGACGCCATCCACCAGCCAAGCCTTGGCCAGATCCTGGACGGTCAGCGTTTGCACCTTCGTCGTTTTTATTTGTTCGGCCTCTACGTTAGCCGCGGCGTATGCCTGTGCCTTGGCGGTTTTCTTCTGTTCGTTGGGATTGATCTGCTCATCGATGAGCGCGCGGGCCTGGTTGCGGGCCTTGCGGATGTCCGTCAGGGATTTGCGCGGCCAGGATCCGCAGGCGTACTCTTTGTTCTGCTCGCCCAGCGATAACGATAGAAAAAGCTGACCGACACACCGTCCTTACGCACGGAGATTCGACCGGCCAGATTGCCATCCTCCCTGAGGATTCGGCCGGCATCGTTGGCGGTCAGTGATTCGAGTTCTTTGATGGTGATTTTGGCCATAAAATGGGTTCCCCCTACTTTTACCCCCACAAAAACGTCGGCTCTTGGTGGGCGTTACTGGATTCTCGTAGAGCAGAACACCGCTGGAACTGAAGTAAATACTCGCTTAGAAAAATCCAGAGCAAAATTTTGGAAGCTTTCAAGAAGTATGAAAAAGGAGATGGGGTGCTAGGGGTCGAGTGTTCGAATCACTCCGTCCCGACCATATAATTCAATGACTTAGCCAGGTTTAGTAACAGCCTGGCTTTTTCATGTCCGCGATTTGGCTGTTCCGGTAGTGAATTGGTAGTGAATTGAGATTGTCTTGTATGGTGGTTCGCATCTGGCGATCGGATAGCCATACGCCTCTAGGTCGTTTATCACGACTGTCAGCTAAGTCTCCCGGAGCCGCTAAGCAGCTGCGCCTGCCAAGTGTGAGTTGGCGTCTGAACTATCGAGCGGGCTTCATCCTGGCGCACCTGACGTAGTCGGAGGGTGATATCGAAAAAGCTATTTGGGGTTCTCGGCAGTGCTGAGTCTGTGGCGTAGTGTTGCCCTAGGCTCAGATTCCCTTGACCTTGCGAGCTTCCTCTTCGTTTCAGCTTTTTCGGCCTTGAGTACTGCTTGCGTGATCAGATCCTCCAGCATTCCAGATATCGTTTTCTTTTGTCTGCCGGCTAGACGGTCAAGCTGAACCTTCACTGCCGTATCAAGAGTGAAGCTGTAGGACTTCTTATCTACTTGTCGATCTCTGTACCGCTTCTGGCGCCAGGCGGCTGACATATTCCTGATTAGCAGCTCATTGGCTGGTGTGTCTCGGAGACATTGACTCCATTCGGTGAGGCTATCTTCAGGAGAGGACAGCAAGCCCCTAGAAAGTATCTCCCCCTTTGTAGTCAAGTAGTCAATTGCCCATAGGTGCTGGGTTCGATTTCGAGGGTTAAGCCACTTAAGAACCATAGCCTCTAGCTTTGTAACCTCCGGTTCTGATAGGTCTACGATGGGCAGGTCTGATGGAGCTATGGTGGATAGGTCTGACAGGTCTGACAGGTTTATGGTGGATGGGTCTGATAGGTCTACGGCCGTTATGAATGTAGTATTTTTATCGCTCAATGTAATGTTATCCTGTATCAGATATTGACTCGTTACTATGTGATGGTATGCCGTATCGTCACATAGTGACAAAACGTGTGACGTAACCATGTAACGCTACGGAGAGACGTTTAGTGTGACGTTACCTGTTTAATTTAGCGTATATGTCCAATTATGAAAGGCTTTATCCTGAAATATCCTTGGTTATGTTAAAGAAAAATAACCTATTTAATATGCAACTCTGCTCTGAATGGCATCTCGATACCCAGGTGAGGGGTGTCACATATCCACTTGTGAAGAACGGTAATCAGGAGTGTCTTTGATCTAGCGCTTCCATCTCCAGCGCGGCGCTAAACGGTCGGCGCTGCAGTCAGAGCGACTTGCCGCAGTAAGCTCAACATTATCGCGGGCCGTGCATAAGCGCTCGAGCTGGCTGTTTGTCGGTTCCCATCAAAGTGGTAGACCTACGGCTGCGCTGATTCATCCTCATTCAGGGAGTTCGGAGGTTTGGGCAGGAACAGATGGAGCAGGCTTTGGCGATGATCGGTTCCCAATGTGGTCGATCGGCTTCGAAGTATTTTTTTACAGGCTTTGCGAATCCTCTGAACGATATGAGAGGAGCCCGTTCATGAGGATCATGCGCCTGAAAGAAGTTATCGACTGCACCGGGCTGGGCCGGTCCACTATCTACAAGTACATCAGCGAGGGAAGTTTTCCGAAAACAGTGTCATTGGGCGACAGGGCTGTTGGCTGGGTTGAAAGCGAAGTTATGGGTTGGGTCATGTCCAGGATCGAGGCTCGTGATGCACGCGAGTCTCTCACTGCGGAGTCTCCGCTAGGTAATCAGCCGATTGGCTGAGCGTTCGTCAAATCATCCGGTTGGCGCTCAGGCTGTCCGGATGACTCGAATCTTTGGTTTATTTCCAGAGTATCTGAATCACTGAAGCTCCCACATTCTTGCCGAGCTCTCTGTCAGTTTGCCACTCCACTCCCTTGCAGGAGTGGAGTGGTTGGTTTCGGTATTAGTATTATTTATATGCCCATACATTAGACATGGGGTCATCTGGGTAGAGCCTGCATTTCTCATAGCCATCATCAACCAATAGATTTTACCCATCCGTTCTAGGCAACTGCCATCCTGACGCTCATCCCTCAAGAAGGGATGAGTTCAGTCAGTGACTGAACAAAGTGTCTCGCAGCAGTTGCTGAGGTCTGCTACATCGGCAGCTCGAGCTGTAAAAATTTACAGAATCCACTGAGTTGATGAACCTACTCACTCAGCGGATCATTCCCATGACACACCAACCCAAACGTCACCCTGGCAACAGCAATCTCCGCCTGCACTACGAGAGTACCTTTCGAGGACTGCCTGTACTGACGTCCTACGCTCCTTTCATTACTGATGGACTTGCCCCTACAAAACCGGACACCAACTCCCTGTTAACTTGATGCTGCGGCCAAGCGCCTGAACTCCCTCGGCGAGCGATAGCTCAAGGCACTATGCGGATGCTGCTCGTTGTAATGCTCGAAGGCAATGGCCAGGTTGCGCAGCGCCGTTTCTCGATCCGGCTTGGGCATGTGCGCCACGTAGTCACGCTTGATCGTCTTCACGAAGCTCTCGGCCATGCCGTTGCTCTGCGGGCTGCGCACCGGTGTGGTCACCGGCTGCAAGCCGATCTGTCGAGCAAACAGGCGCGTCTGTTCGGCGGTGTAGGCCGAACCGTTATCGCTGAGCCACTGCACCGGCGTTGCAGGCAGTTGATCACCGAAGCGCTTCTCCACGCTTTCCAGCATCAAGTCGCGGATATCATCGCCGCTGTACCCGGTTGGGCTGGCGACCCAGCCGATGGCTTCGCGATCACAGCAGTCCAGGGCGAAGGTCACGCTCAGTTTGGCGCCGTCCTCGCAACGGAATTCAAAGCCATCCGAGCACCAACGCGTATCGCTGGTTTGCACCGCAATACGGCCTTCGTGCCGACGCGGCACGCCGGGTTGTTTGATCCGGCGTTCAAGCAGCAGGTTGTGATCACGCATCACCCGGTAAACCCGCTTCACGTTGATCGCGGGTAGCAACTGGGTTTCACGGGCGCGACGCAGCAATCCCCAGACTCGACGGTAGCCATAGCTGGGCAGTTCGCTGACCTGTTGCTGGATTTCGGCCACCAACTCAGCGTCGTTCACAGGCCTGTTTCGCCGTACTTTGGGCGATACCAATTGCTTGATTCGAACCGTTAATTGCGAGCGCGCCACACCGAGACATTCGCTGACCAGCTTCACTGGTCGTCCCCCGGCAACAAGGGTGAGTGCGCAATCCATTTTCGCGACCGGGCGATCTCGACGGCCTCTTTGAGGATTTCTGCTTCCATCGTTTTTTTGCCCAGCATCCGTTGCAGTTCACGGATCTGCTTGAGCGCATCGCTCAGCTCGGAGGCAGGCACCACGGCCTCACCAGCACTGACCGCCGACAGGCTGCCGTCCTGATACAGCTTGCGCCACAGGAACAGCTGGTTGGCATTGATGCCGTTGCGCCGAGCCACCACCGAAACGCTTTGTCCTGGCTCAAGGCTCTCGCGAACCATGGCCAGTTTTTGCTCCGGGCTCCAGCGGCGCCGCCGCTCCTGGCCCAAAAGCTCCCCACTCTTATCGTTGCTGTTAGTCATAAACATAACCGTTTGCCTATCCCTTATCGTAAGGGGGAAACGGTGTCCTGTCTTTCATGGGGCTCGTTCAACTGAATATCTCGAAGGCGTTTATGAGACTACTCAGTTAGCTCTGATCGCTCACCGTCGGGTGTTTGCTGTACGTTTCGACCTGCATTTCCCAGATGACGACTCCGTCCCTGAATCAGCTAACACCGTCGTCTCCAGGTTTGTTGACTCCTTAACTGAAAGGATTCAATCCGCACGGGAGCGGTCCAGGCGTCAGAATGGCACTGCTCATCAGACAGGCGTCCGATGGTGTTGGGTCAGGGAGATTGGTCGAGAGGGACGGCCGCATTACCACTTCGTCTTGTTGCTCAACAAAGATGCGTACCACACCGTGGGGCGCTATGACTCAGCACAGCAGAATCTATACAGCCGCATTCATGCTGCATGGGCCAGTGCGTTGGGAATTCCTGTCTACGATGTCTATGGCCTGGTACATATCCCTGTCAACGCTGAGTACCACCTCACTCGGAATGATCCGGCGGAGTTGGAGCGGTACTTCCGTCGAGTGAGCTACCTCTGCAAGGCGGCGACCAAGGTGTATGGCAATCGCTGTCGTGTATTTGGTTGCAGCAGAGGGTGAATGGACCGCTGCAGCAAATCAGGGGATGGAAGGTTAGGTAATCAAAATGAGTACCACCATGTTTGTAAAATCCAAATATGGACATGCGCCTAAGGCGTACAATAATATCCGCTAAATAGTCAGATCACGTGCCGCTAATTCGTATGACGCCCATAAGCTCTCTTGCAGACCTCGCTCAGCCACAGCGTGACCGCCTAGCCTTTATCGAACTGCGTGTGCGTTTCGTCGGGGAGATTCGGAGGCAGGATCTGGTTGAGCGCTTTGCCATCCAGTCCGCTGCGGCCACCCGGGATCTTGCTCTGTATAGGGAGCTAGCTTCCGGCAATATCGACTATGACTCCAAGGCCAAGACCTATGTCCTTGGCGCTGACTTCCGTTCGCTGTTCGATTACCCGGCCGAAAGAGTTATGTCGTGGCTGACTCAGGCCTTTGGTGATGGCGAGCCGCTTAAGTTCAAAGCTTGGGTGCCTAGTGAAACTCCTTCTAGGCTGACGAACCCTGATTTGGATGTGCTGGCGAGCGTGACGCGCGCCATCCATCAATGCTGTCCCTTGGTCGTTGAGTACCACTCGATTTCCAGTGGCAAATCGAAACGCGAGATCGTGCCTTTTGCTTTGATCGATACAGGTTTGCGCTGGCATGTTCGCGCGTTCGATCGAAAGTCAAAGGAATTCCGCGACTTCGTCATTACTCGGATAAGGCGCCCAGTGGTGCTTAATGGCCAGCCCGTGGCTCCTCACGAGATGAGCGATCAAGACATTCAGTGGACTCGAATCGTCGAGTTAGAGTTGGTGCCGCATCCGAGTCAGCCGCGTCCAGAAATAACCGAAATGGACTATGGGATGGATGGAGGGGCACTGCGCATGAAGCTGCGTGCCGCCACTGCCGGATACATCCTAAGGCAATGGAGCGTGGACTGCTCGCCAGGCCATAGTCTGCGTGGACATGAGTACCGGCTTTGGCTGAAGGACCAGTTGGCGCTATACGGTGTCAAGAATGCTGTTTTGGCTCCAGGCTACAAAGAACCCCGCCTGGACGAGGCGAAGCCAAATTACTAACTGTGTTGCCCAGCTGCCCAGCTGCCCAGCTGCCCAACTGGAAAAAAGATTTAGGACTTTTATGAATACCATCGCAAAAACAATCGCAGAGCTCCGGATACTGATTGGTTACCTGGGGGAAAAGGGCCAGGCTAATTGGTGGGGCAGCGAGTTCTTTGGCGCTACAGCGGCTGCTTTTTTGGCTCCAATATTCAACCGATCTCTGTTTCTTGCCCAATACCAGGGGGCAACTGCGGCGGCAGCTAAGGTTCACGACGAGGTCATTGGTGTTGGCCGTATCTATCACCTATTTCGTTTGCCGATCGGGCTCGAGCAAGCATCTGCTGATGCGCTCAACGACACCGCTTTCGTGCAAATCTTGCAAGGCAGATTGGCAAGTCGTGAGCTGGCGATGGTGCGCCTGGCTGAATTGGCGGAAAAACCAGAGTCCGCATCGCCAGGCCCCGTTTCGCTGGGCCAGATGAGTCAAGATCTACAAGCCGAGCTACAACGTGCTGCGGGCTTTTATTGTGCAGCCCTAACCTCCGGAATTCAGACGTTCCCCTACGTTCGGGAGGTTGAGTGAGTCAGCAGCGCTACTACACCACTCAGCTACAAGCCGGACTGGGGCTCCTAGAAGAAACAAGGCAACTGCTCCAGGTTTATCAACCTGGCATGAGTGCGTCGCAGCTTTATGAAGCCGCGCTGGCATCGGGTCGTTTCCCTTTGGTAACGGCAAGGCGCCTACGCAATATTGTTGTCGAGTGCTTTGCCCCACGCTACATGCGCGACCCATACGTTGCCGCGCGCCTCAAGTCCCTGGTTGATCATTTCACGACCGCCGAGCTCAATCAGCTGCTTTTTATCTATACCGCGCGAGCCAATCTTGTATTGGCAGACTTCGTTCGAGAGGTTTATTGGGCGCGCTATTCAGCAGGGCGAAATGATCTCCAGCTGGAAGACGCACGCACCTTTGTTACCAACAGCGTGCGCGAAGGAAAAACGCAAAAGCCATGGTCTGAGACCACGATCAAGCGCATCTCATCGTATTTGATGGGCTGCTGCGCCGACTATGGATTGCTGACAACCACAGGCCGCAACCAGCGCTCGATTGCTGCTTATCGCATCTTGCCAAAGGTCGCCGCCTACTTGGCTTACGACTTGAAGTTCAGTGGTCTTGGTGACAACCAAATTGTTTCAAGCTCCGACTGGGATCTCTTTGGACTGGAACGTACTGACGTCCGAGACCAACTGAAACGTTTGTCATTACAAGGCCTGCTCATATTTCAGGCCGCTTCCGATGTCGTGCATATCGGGTGGACCTATAAAAGCATGGAGGAACTGATCGATGTCATCGCTCAAAGCTGATTTCAATGAGTTGATGGAGCGAATTAAGCAGGGGCGCGAGTTTGGCCATGCCAGCTTCGAGCCCATTTTCTATTTGGTTTTTCCGCCGAATCAGATCCTCAATGTGAAGCGCGAAACACCCGCGTGGATGCACCGACTGCGCAACGAAGGCTGGGAAGTCGAAACCTTTTCGATCGCCGAGCATGTTGCAGACATTATCGAGAAGGCACCGCTTCGCAAGATCTGGCTCGCTGCCGATCAGAAAGCGCCCTTGGCATGGGACAAGACCAATGCGTCGCTCGCCAATGCCATCAGTAATGGCGCGTTGCAGGCACGCATCGAAGCCAAGCTGGCCGAACTTGAAGGCAAGCCTAAGGCCATTTTGCTGGTCACCGATCTTGAGGCGTTGCATCCCTACACACGCATTGGTGTCATCGAAGGCAAGTTGCAAGGCAAATTCCATGTGCCCACGGTGTTCTTCTACCCTGGCGTGCGCACCGGCAAGACACGACTCAAATTCCTGGGGTTCTACCCCGACGATGGCAACTACCGCTCTGTCCACGTCGGCGGCTAATCATTGAGGTAAAACATGACGATCAAAAAACTCTTCGACCCCAGCAAGAGCATCAATCGCAGCATTGAAAAGGTCATCACCTATGGCGTGTCACAAGAGGCGCGCCTGAAATCGGAAATCTCGGAATACGTGGTTACCGACAGCATCGACCAGCAGTTTGAGAATCTCCTGCTCAAGATGGAAGCCGCCATGGATATTGGTGGCGAAAACGAAGTCGGCGTCTGGGTGTCGGGCTTCTATGGCTCGGGTAAGAGCTCGTTCACCAAGTATCTAGGCTTGGCATTTGACGATCGCATCACCATTGATGGCGCTCCATTCATCCAGCACCTCCAAGATCGTCTCAAACGTCAGCAAACCAAGTCCTTGCTGACGAACGTAGCCAAGCGCTTTCCTGCCGCAGTGTTGATGTTGGACTTGGCCAGCGAACAGGTCGCAGGTGCGACCATGGAAGAGGTGTCGACGGTCCTGTTCTACAAGGTCCTGCAGTGGGCAGGTTATTCGCGCAATCTCAAGGTTGCAGCGCTGGAACGCAGGCTCAAGAAGGAAGGTCGTTACAACGAATTTCTGGATGCATTCAAAGAAGCCGCGGGCGGTGAAGACTGGAACAACTACCGTAACGACGAGTTGGTGGTCGACAGCCTCATTCCTGAGATTGCGCACAAGCTTTACCCCACACTTTTCAAGACGCCCAGTTCGTTCACGACCGAATCAAGTGAAATCGTCGTTTTCGAAAACGACCGTGTGCGTGAAATGCTGGAGATTGCCCGCGAGGCATCGGGCAAGGAATACATCATCTTCATCATCGATGAAGTCGGTCAGTACGTTGGCCCGCGGCCCAATCTGATCCTGAACCTCGATGGATTGGCGAAGAACCTGAAAAACATCGGCGACGGCAAGGTTTGGATCGTCGGAACGGCGCAGCAAACGCTCACGGCGGACGACGCGAAGGCAGCCCTCAACTCGCCAGAATTGTTCAAGCTTAATGACCGCTTCCCGATTCAGATCGCCCTTGAATCCAACGACATCAAGGAAATTTGCTACACACGTCTGTTGGGCAAGTCGTCACCAGCGGAAGCCGAATTGGGCGGATTGTTTGATCAATATGGTCAGCAGCTGCGCCAGAACACCAAGCTTGTCGATGCGCGCGTCTATGGCGTCGATTTCGATCGCAAGACTTTTGTCGATCTCTACCCGTTCCTTCCCGCGCATTTCGACATCCTGCTGCACTTGCTAGGCGCACTGGCCAAGTCCACAGGTGGCATCGGCCTGCGCTCGGCGATCAAGGTGGTGCAAGACATTCTGATTGACGGCTCTGAAGGCAAACTTGCCGTTGCAGAACAAGCCGTTGGCTGGCTCGCCACCACCGTCACGCTGTTTGATGCTCTGGATAAAGACATCAAGCGCGCCTTCGCTTCTTTGCACGCATCGGTCGAGAAAGTCACCAAGATCCGCTTCTCGCATTCCGAGTTGCATCAAAACATCGCCAAGACGGTCGCCGTTCTGCAAATCCTTGGCAACCTGCCGATCACCCGTCAAAACGTCACCAGCCTGATGCACGCCAGCATCGCCGGGGCGTCTCAAGCAGACGCTGTGGCCAAGGCGGTCGAAGACCTGATCAACGACTCCATCGTTCCATTTGGCGAACAAGACGGCAACCTTTGCTTCTTCAGTGAAAAGCTGAACGACATTGAACAGGAACGCAGCCAAGTTGCATTGCGCGGCGTTGAGCTGCGTCGCATCGTTAACGAAGCGTTGAACAGTGTCTATGCGCCATTGCCCTCCACCCAATTGCACGGTTCCTATGCCGTATCCACCGGACTTAAGGCGCAATCGGCAGGCAATGTACCCGCATCGTTGGCGGGTGAGCGTAACCAGATCCAAACCATTGTTGAACTGGTCGACCCCAAAGAAATCGACAGTGCACGCACTCG
This DNA window, taken from Pseudomonas fluorescens NCIMB 11764, encodes the following:
- a CDS encoding AlpA family transcriptional regulator, encoding MRIMRLKEVIDCTGLGRSTIYKYISEGSFPKTVSLGDRAVGWVESEVMGWVMSRIEARDARESLTAESPLGNQPIG
- a CDS encoding BrxE family protein yields the protein MNTIAKTIAELRILIGYLGEKGQANWWGSEFFGATAAAFLAPIFNRSLFLAQYQGATAAAAKVHDEVIGVGRIYHLFRLPIGLEQASADALNDTAFVQILQGRLASRELAMVRLAELAEKPESASPGPVSLGQMSQDLQAELQRAAGFYCAALTSGIQTFPYVREVE
- the brxC gene encoding BREX system P-loop protein BrxC yields the protein MTIKKLFDPSKSINRSIEKVITYGVSQEARLKSEISEYVVTDSIDQQFENLLLKMEAAMDIGGENEVGVWVSGFYGSGKSSFTKYLGLAFDDRITIDGAPFIQHLQDRLKRQQTKSLLTNVAKRFPAAVLMLDLASEQVAGATMEEVSTVLFYKVLQWAGYSRNLKVAALERRLKKEGRYNEFLDAFKEAAGGEDWNNYRNDELVVDSLIPEIAHKLYPTLFKTPSSFTTESSEIVVFENDRVREMLEIAREASGKEYIIFIIDEVGQYVGPRPNLILNLDGLAKNLKNIGDGKVWIVGTAQQTLTADDAKAALNSPELFKLNDRFPIQIALESNDIKEICYTRLLGKSSPAEAELGGLFDQYGQQLRQNTKLVDARVYGVDFDRKTFVDLYPFLPAHFDILLHLLGALAKSTGGIGLRSAIKVVQDILIDGSEGKLAVAEQAVGWLATTVTLFDALDKDIKRAFASLHASVEKVTKIRFSHSELHQNIAKTVAVLQILGNLPITRQNVTSLMHASIAGASQADAVAKAVEDLINDSIVPFGEQDGNLCFFSEKLNDIEQERSQVALRGVELRRIVNEALNSVYAPLPSTQLHGSYAVSTGLKAQSAGNVPASLAGERNQIQTIVELVDPKEIDSARTRVTDESRHSSSKFNIYLVGRTTPEMDELTADIHRCREIANRYRSDPDQEIREYCNGQADRAEHLSTKLRAQIQRSLLQGSFIFRGQVVAVDTLAAELLDAARKHLSEVAEQVFDRYVEAPVRAGTELAEKFLRVGNLSGITSALDPLNLVQTQSGRHSIRTDHLAMVSIRDYINRNGTVDGKRLTDVFADAPFGWSADTLRYLVAAMLLAGEIKLKVAGREVTVNGQQAIDAIKTNNTFKIIGISLRGGDRPTNDELARAAIRLTELTGDTVVPLEDDISKVTTKLFPQLQHQYGPLTEKLRSLNLPGVDRLQNLTHEINDVLLTDASDAPRRLGNEQSELFESLKWAAEVKLKLEQGLEQTLRDLRQHCTAIANLPNVALLATLKEELSEALSLIDERLQQADFYRFAADFSTSLTTIRARIRDTVIAMQDLLKTRIKEAEVDLKRVPEWIKLTQQEQTELLGSLERLIVEVTPDLLGLNSITNKLSELQDVVQGLKHSIERLGTKRIKEELEAEIPVPSAVNEPKPAIARSIKARTKITTMDDLDALIMQLQQLRGELKYAHAFAVNLELQDE
- a CDS encoding DUF1819 family protein is translated as MSQQRYYTTQLQAGLGLLEETRQLLQVYQPGMSASQLYEAALASGRFPLVTARRLRNIVVECFAPRYMRDPYVAARLKSLVDHFTTAELNQLLFIYTARANLVLADFVREVYWARYSAGRNDLQLEDARTFVTNSVREGKTQKPWSETTIKRISSYLMGCCADYGLLTTTGRNQRSIAAYRILPKVAAYLAYDLKFSGLGDNQIVSSSDWDLFGLERTDVRDQLKRLSLQGLLIFQAASDVVHIGWTYKSMEELIDVIAQS
- a CDS encoding TetR family transcriptional regulator; amino-acid sequence: MKKETTPAPRRGRRPGPNSTRHLVLEAARARFASDGFAGTTIRLVAADAGVDVAQVMQFFRSKDELFAAVMAIPASALERFDALYEGPDEHLGERVVRAFLTAWEGIPEESEPLMATLRGAFVNDQARDQLRAFIQSRLLGGTHEHLEPEAKLRSGLAASLLVGMVVSRRIIGVPMMVAAEPEELVRIIGPAIQKILVP
- a CDS encoding IS3 family transposase (programmed frameshift), which codes for MTNSNDKSGELLGQERRRRWSPEQKLAMVRESLEPGQSVSVVARRNGINANQLFLWRKLYQDGSLSAVSAGEAVVPASELSDALKQIRELQRMLGKKTMEAEILKEAVEIARSPKMDCALTLVAGGRPVKLVSECLGVARSQLTVRIKQLVSPKVRRNRPVNDAELVAEIQQQVSELPSYGYRRVWGLLRRARETQLLPAINVKRVYRVMRDHNLLLERRIKQPGVPRRHEGRIAVQTSDTRWCSDGFEFRCEDGAKLSVTFALDCCDREAIGWVASPTGYSGDDIRDLMLESVEKRFGDQLPATPVQWLSDNGSAYTAEQTRLFARQIGLQPVTTPVRSPQSNGMAESFVKTIKRDYVAHMPKPDRETALRNLAIAFEHYNEQHPHSALSYRSPREFRRLAAASS
- a CDS encoding inovirus Gp2 family protein: MASFCSGLQRRRRSWPKSSPLLSLLLVINITVCLSLIVRGKRCPVFHGARSTEYLEGVYETTQLALIAHRRVFAVRFDLHFPDDDSVPESANTVVSRFVDSLTERIQSARERSRRQNGTAHQTGVRWCWVREIGREGRPHYHFVLLLNKDAYHTVGRYDSAQQNLYSRIHAAWASALGIPVYDVYGLVHIPVNAEYHLTRNDPAELERYFRRVSYLCKAATKVYGNRCRVFGCSRG
- a CDS encoding WYL domain-containing protein, coding for MTPISSLADLAQPQRDRLAFIELRVRFVGEIRRQDLVERFAIQSAAATRDLALYRELASGNIDYDSKAKTYVLGADFRSLFDYPAERVMSWLTQAFGDGEPLKFKAWVPSETPSRLTNPDLDVLASVTRAIHQCCPLVVEYHSISSGKSKREIVPFALIDTGLRWHVRAFDRKSKEFRDFVITRIRRPVVLNGQPVAPHEMSDQDIQWTRIVELELVPHPSQPRPEITEMDYGMDGGALRMKLRAATAGYILRQWSVDCSPGHSLRGHEYRLWLKDQLALYGVKNAVLAPGYKEPRLDEAKPNY
- a CDS encoding BREX protein BrxB domain-containing protein codes for the protein MSSLKADFNELMERIKQGREFGHASFEPIFYLVFPPNQILNVKRETPAWMHRLRNEGWEVETFSIAEHVADIIEKAPLRKIWLAADQKAPLAWDKTNASLANAISNGALQARIEAKLAELEGKPKAILLVTDLEALHPYTRIGVIEGKLQGKFHVPTVFFYPGVRTGKTRLKFLGFYPDDGNYRSVHVGG
- a CDS encoding MarR family winged helix-turn-helix transcriptional regulator, yielding MANFSAASFKTVHLGILLGQTATLKDRLLDRHLMPLGITAAQYKVLKIICRGDDTAVALCRHLSIHSASMTRMLNRLECKGLIVRSQDGQDRRQVRLVLTNKGEAMRSMLPTMEVAAMNEFTSGLTLEEVLRLEGLLEKMLSIESPRIT